In Candidatus Bathyarchaeia archaeon, the genomic stretch CATATGGGGTTCCGGGCATCCTCTAGGCAAAATCATCCTTAAGGAGCTGCATCCCATACAGCTTTCCTTGCTTAGCGCGTTTTTGACAACCACCGTTCTGGCCGCCATAATGTTGGCATCGAGGAAGAAGACCATGGGGAAGTTGGGAAGCACGGGGATGTTATTGTCGGTCGCAGCCGGCGCCATAATGTTTTTCATATATCCCATACTGAGCTTTTCAGCTTTACGTCTCATTCCAGCTTCTGTGAATGCCATTCTAGTCTCGACGAGCACCATTTACGTCGCTTTGATCGCCGCGGCTACGTTGAAAGAGAGGTTAAACTCGATCTGTTACGCTGGAATCGTCTTCTCTTTCATAGGGGTTTCGATGGTTGTATTATCAAGTGGCGGCTCGGTGAACATCAAATCGATTAGCCTATTGGGATGCGGCCTTTCGCTGTTAGGGGCCTTAACATCGGCGACCTACGCCGTGATGGGAAAGTTTTTAATGTATAAATACGAGGCGTTAACCGTAACCTTGATATCCAGCGCTTCAGGAGCCGTTTTACTAGCAGTCGCAACCCAGCTCATAGGCTTCAGCGAGTTAGCCAAGATGTCGCTTAAAACGTTGCTACTCACCTTATACTGGGGCGTCTCCTCAGGCGTAGGGTACTTTCTTTTTTATAGGTGTTTAAAAAGCCTTGAGGCCACGCGGGTCAGCTCATTCATATATTTCAGCCCCATGTTCGCGATTCTCCTCTCCATAATCCTTATTCAAGAAAAAATCAGCATACTCTTCATTTTGGGAATGGGCCTAATTTTTCTAGGGGTGAGGCTTGCCCAAAGAAGGTAGCCTTTCAAAGCCTTACGCTTATTTCAACGCCGTCAAAGCCTACTTGAATGTACTGACTCTCGTATAAACCGGATCTACGAACGTGATCCAAGTATTTCTTCATCAAACCTCCGTATATGCGGGCGTTATCAGCGAAAAGAACTGTCCCCCTTCGGATCCTCCCATCCTCTAACAGGTGAAGGTAATAGATAAATTCCCTATGATCAGCGTCCAAGAACACAAAGTCAAAGCAACCCCTCAACCCTTTGATGAGCAACTTAGCGTCTCCGACTAAAACTTCAACCTCAGGCTTCAATCCCGCCTTTCTAATATTCCTCTTAGCTAAAACGGCTTCATCTGAATCCTCCTCCACCGTAATTATCTTAGACCCCCAACACATCTCCCTACCCATAACGATCGTCGAGTATCCTATGAGGGTGCCCAACTCCAAAACCAAGCGCGGGTTCGTCTTCCTCACAGCCTCAGCCAGAATCGCAGCTTTCTCAG encodes the following:
- a CDS encoding class I SAM-dependent methyltransferase, whose amino-acid sequence is MDVLRGLEKYALDRGLPIIGPEKAAILAEAVRKTNPRLVLELGTLIGYSTIVMGREMCWGSKIITVEEDSDEAVLAKRNIRKAGLKPEVEVLVGDAKLLIKGLRGCFDFVFLDADHREFIYYLHLLEDGRIRRGTVLFADNARIYGGLMKKYLDHVRRSGLYESQYIQVGFDGVEISVRL
- a CDS encoding DMT family transporter, with the protein product MRKEYLILLTVAFIWGSGHPLGKIILKELHPIQLSLLSAFLTTTVLAAIMLASRKKTMGKLGSTGMLLSVAAGAIMFFIYPILSFSALRLIPASVNAILVSTSTIYVALIAAATLKERLNSICYAGIVFSFIGVSMVVLSSGGSVNIKSISLLGCGLSLLGALTSATYAVMGKFLMYKYEALTVTLISSASGAVLLAVATQLIGFSELAKMSLKTLLLTLYWGVSSGVGYFLFYRCLKSLEATRVSSFIYFSPMFAILLSIILIQEKISILFILGMGLIFLGVRLAQRR